Part of the Paenibacillus terrae HPL-003 genome is shown below.
CGCTGTTGACAAAAAGAGCTTCACCTTCGCTGACCTCGGTGTATTCCATATCCGTCTGAAAGACGGCGCTACCCTGCTCTACGACGATAAACTCCATTTCCTCATGCCAATGAGACTCCAGCACGCTGTTTCCGTTCAACTGCTCTACGCTCGGATACACGCTGACCGGATACATGGGATTACCATGAATACGGTTTTCCCGCAACATTTCCCGATTCATTTCACCCACTCCCTTCCTGATTTTTGTTTTGTATAGAAAATATCAAAATATTGATACAATACGTCAAAATAAAAGAAGTAAACCCTTTCATAAATCAATATTATTATAGTAAGGATTTCGAGAAAATCCAACAAGCAATTTTATTTGGGTTCAACAATATTTTGGGTTCAACAATATATAGATCGAAACGGAGGAAATAAACAGATGAAATTTACAGATGGCTATTGGATGGTCCGCAAAGGCTATGAGATCCAAAATCCTGCGGAAATCCGTGATATTGTGACGGACGATGCTTCCATGACGGTATATGCGTCGACCCACCGGATCGAGCATAAAGGAGACACCCTGAACGGGGCGTTGCTGAAAGCGACCTATAGCTCGCCGATGCCGAATGTCATTCGGGTACGTTTTAACCACCACAAGGGGCGGGTGCATCATGGACCGGATTTTGAAATTCATACCTTGCCAACAGAGGTGGATATTACGGTAGGCGAGGACGCAGCGGTGCTGAAAAGCGGCAATCTGAGTGTGCGTGTCGGCCGTGGAAAGAGCTGGGACGTAGGTTTTTATGTGGAGGATCGTAAAATCACGGGGAGCGGACATCGTGGGCCTGGATACATTACAGATCCACAGGATCAGCCTTTTTTCCGGGAGCAGCTGGAGTTGGGAATCGGGGAGTACATATACGGCCTCGGGGAACGCTTCACTCCATTTGTGAAAAATGGGCAGGTGGTCGATATCTGGAATGAGGACGGCGGCACAAGCAGTGAGCAGGCGTACAAAAACATTCCATTTTACCTGTCTAATAAAGGGTATGGTGTGTTTGTCAATCATCCGGAAAAGGTATCGTATGAAATTGCATCGGAAAATGTCTCGAAGGTGCAGTTTAGCGTCTCTGGCGAATCGTTAGAGTATTTTATTATTGGCGGAGCCAATCCTAAAGAGGTGCTGGATAATTACACCAAATTGACGGGCAAGCCCGCATTACCACCAGCCTGGACCTTTGGTTTGTGGCTGACCACCTCGTTCACGACCGATTATGATGAAGCAACGGTGAATCATTTTGTGGACGGGATGGCTGAGCGTGATTTGCCGCTCTCCGTATTCCATTTTGACTGCTTCTGGATGAAGGAATACCAATGGTGCGATTTCCAATGGGATCAAGATATGTTCCCCGACCCGGAAGGTATGCTACAGCGTTTGAAAGCGAAGGGACTCAAAATTTGCGCATGGATTAACCCGTATATTGCGGAAAAATCCATTTTGTTCGATGAAGGCATGGAGAACGGGTATCTGGTCAAAACCGCCGATGGCGGCGTGTGGCAATGGGATATGTGGCAGGCGGGTATGGGGCTGGTTGACTTTACCAATCCAGCTGCGGTGGCCTGGTATCAGGATAAGCTGAAGGTGCTGGTGGATCAAGGTGTGGATTGTTTTAAAACTGATTTTGGCGAGCGGATTCCTACGAATGTGGTGTATCATGACGGCTCTGATCCGGTGAAAATGCACAATTATTACACGCATTTGTACAACAAGGCTGTATTTGACGTGCTGGAGGAAAAACTGGGTAAAAATGAAGCGGCGTTATTCGCACGTTCCGCTACGGCGGGGGGACAGCAGTTCCCGGTTCACTGGGGCGGTGACTGCTCATCGACATATGAGTCGATGGCGGAATCACTGCGGGGCGGCTTATCGCTTGGCTTGAGCGGCTTTGGCTTCTGGAGCCATGATATTAGCGGCTTTGAATTAACGGCTGCGCCGGACGTGTACAAACGATGGGTACAATTTGGACTTTTGTCTTCCCACAGCCGTCTGCACGGAAATGAATCGTATCGCGTGCCTTGGCTGTTCGATGAAGAATCGGTGGATGTGGTACGCAGCTTTACGAAGCTCAAATGTTCATTGATGCCGTATCTGTATCCGTCCGCTGTGGAATCCTCGGTGAAGGGTCTGCCGATGATGCGGGCAATGGTGCTGGAATTCCCACAGGACCCGACCTGTGCAACGCTGGATCTGCAATACATGCTGGGCGATTCCATTTTGGTGGCCCCGATCTTTAATAAAGAAGGCAACGTGCATTATTATGTACCGGAGGGCCAGTGGACGAATCTGTTGACGAATGAAACCGTAACAGGTGGTCGCTGGGTTAACGAGCATCACGATTTTACAACCCTGCCCGTGCTGGTGAAGCCGAACACGCTGCTGGCGATCGGTCATGAGGACAGCCGTCCGGATTATGATTATGCAGAACAAGTGGCTTTTCACTTGTTCGAGCTGGGTGAAGGACAGCAGGCTCGGACGGTTATCGTGAACACTTCTGGTGAAGAAGAGCTGACCGTCACTGCCAGTCGCAAGGATGCTGTGATTACAGTAAAGGCTGAGGGTGCGGTTAAACCATGGTCACTGGTACTGCGGAGCATTCACGAAGCTATTCAGGTCGAGGGCGGCAGCAGTCAAGCGGGAGAGCAGGGTGTGATCATTACACCAGCCTCAAGCGGACAGCAGGAGCTTACCATTCACTTGGGATAGGTCATGTACACTCTCGCGCACAAGTAAAATTCGCCATTCCTTAGTGTAGCGATGTATTGCAAAAAGAGGCTTGCCTGATCAAACGGGCAGGCCCTTTTTTTGCTTTAGAGTCGTAATGGCGATTTTCAACTCAGGTTTCGATTTTTATTTACCCTTGCTGAACAAGCATCGGTACTATGTACTGCCTGAATATATCCACAGGAGTCCGCTTCTTTTTGAACTTGTCAGCAGTAACAACAACCACCATGTCATAAGGCGGGACGACAACAATGTATTGACCGCCAAAGCCGAGCGCGTAATAATAATCCGTTTCAGTGCTTTTCTCCGTTTCGTCTGAAAAGGACGAAGCCCACCAGTGCCAGCCGTAAAAGGCCTTTTGGGGTTTGGCCGTCGGTAGGAGCGCACGAGTGGATTGTCGGATTATCTCTGCCTGGATGAACTGACGGCCTTCCCGGCTCCCTTCGTTCAGATAAAGCAGGCCAAATTGGAGCATGTCCATGGGTTTGAGATGCAGCCCAAAGCCACCCGTATGAGTGCCTTGAGGATCGGTTTCCCAGTGGTAGCTTTCGATACCCAGCGGTTGGAATAATTGCTGCTCGGCAAATTCAGCTACTGCTTGTCCAGAAGCACGACGCAAAATGGTAGCCAGAAGCTGAGAACAGCCGGAGTTGTACTCCATTTGCGTACCGGGTACATTAGCGAGCGGCTGCGACAGCACAAATTGCACCCAGTCTGATGTTTTGCTCATCGTCGGAAATGAATTTTGCCCGCCAAATTCAGTCCAGTTAAAGCCCGCGGACATCGTTAACAGATGTTCAAGCGTAATATCACGCTTTCGCGTATCGCTATCCTCGGCAATCTGGGGAAAAAATTCAAGGATAGGCGTACCCGGCTGTGGTACGATTTGCTGATCCATGGCGATGCTGACTAATGCGGCCATCACGCTTTTGGTGCAGGAATTGATTTTATAGAGTTCATTCGCAAATTGAGGTTCACGGTAGTATTCCAGCGCCATGCTCCCATGCTGGAAGATCAGGCAGCTACGGATTTCCAGCTCGGTTAGCCCGCAAACAAGCGGTGTAAGTTCCAGACTACTCAAGAAAGTCCCTCCTTGACATTTATAGTACATAAATAAATAGTATATCATTTTTAAAGAGCACCAATCCGACTAATCCCATGAGCATCTAATAAGAGATGAATATAAGGATGGCGTTACTTTTTTTGTTTTTATTTCAGAAAAGAACATATTAATTCACCACATTGTCACAATTGCATTGAAAATACTATACACTTTTCTTGTTTCATTCAAAAACTTCACCGAATTAAACGATATATAGTAAGTTGACATTATATTCAGACATAACTGGGGGACCGATTCATGAATTTAACGATTAAGGCTAAAATGATTCTTAGTGCGCTGCTTATTCCGGGTGTAATTGCAGCCATGCTGCTGACAAACTACATTCTGAGCGTACAAAATGAGAATAAATACAAGGATATTGTGAATCGTGAAGAGGCCATTGTATATAATTCAAAGTCTCTTCAGTTTTTATTAAACGGGATATCAAATGACGAGCGAGGATACTTATTAACCCGGGATGAACAATATGGAAAAGGGATTGAAAGCAAGCAGAGCGAAATTGTGAAACTGCTTCAGCAAACGGAAGCTTTGCTCGATCTGAACGAAGGAGATACGAAGAAAACGATGGATGATTTGAAAATGGGAATCAATGCCTATTTCAACCGCGTCCATGGATTACTAAATACAGCGGGTTACCGCAGTACGATCGATACGTTTCCCCCATTTTCGGATTTACTCGATATATATGAAAATGAACGGGTTTTACGGAAACAGCTTGATGTGAAAATGATGGCGTTCGTTAAATCTCAGGAGGATATGGTAGCGACGAAAGTACAAGAAGCCCACCAAACCATTAACAACACGATCTGGATTACGAGCATTCTGGGCTGTCTTATTATCATTTACAGTATTGCACAATCGATCATTTTGATTCGTTCCATCCGACCGTTGTACCATATGAATGAACAGTTGCTGGAGATGTCAGCGGGCGGCGGAGATTTGCGTAGTCAACTCGACATTACGACCAAGGACGAGATTGGCATGATTGCCAGCTCGTACAACAAGCTAATCACGGGCTTTCGCAATATTATTGTGGATGCTCAGGATACAGCCCGTACGTTATCTGTGACCGCCGAGCGGGTAAGCCTGAGCACTGAAGAAATGAATCAGGCCAATCGTCATACTTCCGGTGTGATGGAAGAGCTGGCGACTGGCATGGAGCATCAGGTCGATGACATCACACAGACTACAAATGCAGTAAAAGAGCTTGCTCATGGACTTGAGCATATTGCGGTGACGAGCCAGCAGGTGTACAAGCTGTCGGATACGGCTGCCAAGGACGCAGAAGCAGGAGAGCAATCCATCGGTCAGGCGATGAGGCAGATGGAAAAGGTAAGCGAAAGTGTAGATAGCTCTGCTCGTGCTGTACGTCTGCTTAGTGAACAGGCTGAACAGATTGGAATGATCGGTTCTGTCATTACCGGCATTGCCAAGCAGACAGGGATGCTGGCGCTTAACGCGTCGATTGAAGCCGCCAGAGCAGGAGAACAGGGCAGAGGATTTGCTGTCGTAGCATCTGAGGTAAGAAGGCTATCTGATCAGGTATCCGTTTCAGCAGCGGAAATTACACAATTTGTGCAGCATATTCAGGACCATGTGGGTAATGTTGCATCAACCATGCAAGCTGGAACCATTGAAGTGCAGTCAGGTGTGAAGATCATGGAATCGGCCGAAACGGCATTTCGCCAGATTGGCACCTCCATTCAGCAGGTCAGCGAACAGATTCACAGCGTAAATCGGTCTGTGGAACAAATGTCCACCGGATCGGGGCAAATGGTGGGAGCCGTGGAGCGCATCCGCGAAGTGGCGGAACAGTCCGCAGGCGGAACCCAGAGCGTCAGCGCAGCGGCTGAGGAGCAGCAGGCTTCCATGGAGGATATCGCGTCATCCATTCATACGCTGGCAGAAATGTCGAAATTGCTGAATGCAAGGGTTGGAGGATTTAAGGTGTAGCTGTATAAATCCACACTAATGTAAACACAATAACACTTGTTGAACCATTTTGGACAGCTGTGTTATTACTTTTGCAAAGGTGGTAACGGGATGCAACGAAATAAAGGGAATCTGCTTGCATTAGGTTCCATCCCGCTGATGATGACGCTGGGCAATTCCATGCTGATTCCTGTTTTGCCGGAAATCGGACGTAAGCTACATGTCAGCTCCTTTCGCATTAGCATGTTAATTACGGTATATGCGGTAGTTGCCATTTTGCTGATTCCAATCGCGGGATATCTCTCCGACCGATTTGGTCGCAAGGCGGTGATTGTGCCCTGCTTGATCCTGACGGTGATTGGTGGGGGAATTTCTGCGGTGGGGGCATGGCTGCTCCATGATCAGGCAGCATACTGGACCATTATTGGGGGGCGGTTGCTTCAGGGGGTTGGAGCGGCGGGAGCTTTTCCCATTGTCATTCCCCTCGTGGGGGATTTGTATGAGAACGAGGAAGAAGCCAGCAAAAACCTGGGTGTAGTCGAGACCTATAATACATTCGGTAAAGTGCTAAGCCCCATTCTGGGTGCGGCATTGGGCGCAGTCCTTTGGTTTTTGCCGTTGGCAGTGATTCCGGGCCTCTGCCTGATTTCGCTCATTTTGGTGCTTTGGCTGATTCATGCGCCCAAGCGTAAAAACCAACCGATAACGTTTCGCGAGTTTGTGGGAAATGTGAAGCAAGTGCTTGCCGAAAAAGGACGCTGGCTATATGCTATTTTCGCCGTGGGCGGCATTTGTATGTTTGTCATTTTTGGCGTCCTGTTCTACTTATCCGACATACTGGAAAGTCGTTACAACCTTCGTGGGGTCTGGAAAGGGTTCGTGCTGGCGATTCCGCTGGTTTCTCTCTGTCTGTGCTCTTATATCGGTGGGAAAATCATCGGCAAGCACAAAAAACGGATGAAATGGATCGGTTTTTCCGGTTTGGCCGTGTTGACGATCAGCTTCGGCATTCTCGGATTTTTTCAACATATTTATGCGGTGATCGGACTGTTTACATTGGGAGGGGCCGGAATCGGACTGGCATTGCCTTGTTTGGATGCCCTGATTACGAAAGGGATTGAAAAAGAGGAGCGCGGAACGATTACCAGCCTGTACAGCAGTATGCGCTTTGTCGGGGTGTCACTAGGTCCTCCGGTTGTTTCCTTGCTGATTGGAAGCAGTGGACATGGTTTGCTTTTTGGCGTGATGGCTGGAGTGGGCGGAATTGCGGCTCTGCTCATGCTGTTTGCGGTCAAACCTAAGCAAGATGAAACCTCAGACGAAAAATCCGATGAACGTATGAACGTGACCGGAGGGCAGACAGACGTATCCCGGAAAAAGCCGCTTTCTTCCAAGCTGAGACGCAAAACCCCGGCCAAATAAGAGCGATCTAAAACCAAAGAGCACCCGATTCCATGAAACCATGGTGTTGGGTGCTCTTTTTGAAATATGCTTTACCCCTCGACAGGGACACGCGTTTTGGGCTTGCGACCTACAGCAAGCTGAATGATATAGATGAGCAGGAACAATACGATAAACAGCGAGGAAAGGCGATACATCCACGCATAATCGCTGGCTTTGGCGATAATACCAAGAATAAGTGCTCCGGCAGCGATCCCGAAATCGAGGGAGTTTAGAAACATACCGTTTGCCATGCCCCGCTGCTTGGGCGACACGACCTGAATCATCCACGTTTGCAAAGTCGGCTGCATTACGCCAAAACCGACGCCATAGCAAAGGGCAGACAGATACATGAAGGCATCACTGTGCGCGTAGGAGAGCAGGATGAGACCGCCGAACAGGAACAGGGAACCGGGGATGAGCAGCGCTTTTGCTCCTTTTTTATCATAGATACGGCCTGAGAAGGGACGTACGATCAGGACGGACAACGCATTAAACAGGAAAAAATAGGCCGGGTGCGACAAATTGGCTTCATCTCCGTAAAGCGCCATAAAGCCGATCAATCCGCCGTACGTAATAGACATGAGCATGTTCAGCAAGGCGGGAATCCAGAGCTTGCGATTAAAAGCCGGTTTTCGTCCTTCTTCCAAAGGAACCATCGGCGGCTCAACATGTCCTTTCGGCAGGGTGCGAATCAGCCAGTAGGCCAACGGGAAAATGAGGACAATGACAGCTGAGGTCGTATATACCAGCAGATTAAAACTGCCATATTGCAGCATCGAAATACCGATGGTCGGTCCAATCGACATCGCCAGGCTGGTGGACAAGCTGAAATACCCCATTCCTTCACCGAGACGCTTGGCAGGAATGACATCTGAGGCCATGGTCGGAAAGGCGGTACTGCTCAAACCGAATCCGATGCCAAACAGCATGCGCATGAGAAGCAGCACCGTAATCGTTGGTGAAACGCTGTATCCGAGCGTACCCGCTAATCCGAGTAGCAGACCGATGAAAATCAGGGTATTGCGATGCCCTTTTTCCAGCATACGGGCTGAAAAAAGCCTTGCCACAATCGCGCTCAATGCGAACAGCGTAGTGACGAGGCTGACCTGAACGGAGCTGGCGTGGAATGTATTTTTAACATACGCAGGAATGGAAGATACGATCATCTGTAATTCAAGAAATAAAAAAAGATTAGATACGGTTAAAACGATAAATTCCTTGGTCCAAAGAGGCTGCTTACCTTGTTGCATGTTAGTCATTATCTCCTTGTTTTTCCGATTGAGTCAGGTTAGCGTGGACTTGTAAAAGAGTTTGGCGAAATTGCTCCAGATCAGCAGGGGAAATTCCCTTCATAAAATCGTGGTTGGCGTCGCGCTCGACCGGAAGAGTTTCCTCCACGAGCTGTCGACCGGCTTCAGTCAAATGAAGCAAATAGGCTCGACGGTCCTGTGGGCTATTCACACGCTGCACCCAACCCTTTTTGTCCAACAAATCAATAATTCGGGTCGTAGTCGGCTGGTCCTTGACCGCCTTAGCTGCAATTTCCTTCTGATTGAGACCTTCTGCCTGGTAGATTTGATACAAAACCGACCATTGCTCAGGGGAAATATCATAAGGTTTAAGCCGATGCATAAGCTGCTGGCTCATCTTGCGGTGGGTAATGCCGAGCAGCATGCCGATGGAACAATCCGGGGGCAAGTTATTCATGAGTAGCTCCTTTCTGTTTTCCGTACATAAATTAATTGTTAAAACAATTATATGTAAAACAAGTTATTCTGTCAAAAAAAGTTGTACTTTATTTACCGTTTACTTTGAGCTGGACTTCATTGGAGAAATGATACGGACGAAAAAAACAGCCCGCAAAATGCGGGCTGTTCAGGTTAAAGCAATATAGTTTTGCCGTTTCGGGCGAATTAGGCTTTAGGTACAGTTTCCCAGTCCTTCAGGAAGCGTTCAATACCGCTGTCAGTCAGCGGGTGTTTCCACAGGGAAGGGAGCAGGGAACCAGGAATGGTGGCAATATGCGCACCAGACAGAGCAGCATCTTCCACATGCTTGATGTTACGGATGGAGGCTGCAATGATTTCGGATTTCAGACCATGAATGTCTAAAATCTGTCTCAGTTCACGAATCAGCTTCATACCGTCAACAGCGATATCATCCAGACGTCCTACGAACGGGCTGATAAAAGTAGCGCCAGCTTTGGCAGCCATCAAACCTTGAGCTGCGGAGAAAATCAGCGTTACATTCGTTTTAATCCCGTTTTTGGTCAGTTCGTTACAAGCATACAAACCGTCTTCAGTCATAGGCAGCTTAATAACAACGTTCGGTGCCCATTTGGCAATCTCATAAGCTTCCTTGAGCATATCCTCGGCTTTCAAGCCAATGACCTCAGCACTCACGGGACCTTCAACAATACCGCAAATCTCCTGAATGACTTCCTTGAACACCCGACCTTCCTTAGCGATCAGCGAAGGGTTCGTTGTTACACCATCAACCAGACCCAAACGTTCAATACGTTTGATTTCTTCAATGTTACCAGTATCCAAGAAAAATTTCATTTGATTTCCTCCTCAGGTTTTTTTAATTCATAATACATATCACACACCATGTACATCAGCTAAATAAAAGCTAGCATATTGCACACGTTAAACTTATAATTAGTATGTATTACATACTCAATTGTGACACATTTTAAAATTGAAAACAAGCTGTCTTTGATTAAAATTTGATGAATTGTCGGAAAATGCGGAAATTTCCCGATCTATGCTCATCTATAATGTATACTACCCCATTTCATAAGGAGGTAATCATTATTCAACTGTCTGAAAGACAGCGTGAAATTGTTGATATTGTCCAGCGCCTGGCGCCTGTTACGGGGGATAAAATTGCTGAGGAGTTGGGGCTGACGCGACCTACCCTCCGTTCCGATCTTGCGCTACTCGTCATGCTCGGTCTGGTAGACGCCAAGCCGAAGGTAGGATATCTGCCAGGCCGCTACCCTAAATACGACAGTCATGTTGGCACCATGCTCAAAAAGCTGACTGTGGCTGATGTGCTCAGTGATCCGATTTTAATATCTGGTGACGCTACGGCTTATGATGCGGTACTGATGTTGTTTCAGCAAAATACCGGTACGTTGATGGTCACGGGAGAGGATCAAGAGCTGATCGGAATTGTTACTCGCAAGGATCTGCTGAAGGTGACGCTGGGGCATACCGATCTTCACGCCGTTCCGGTAACGATGGCAATGACGCGACGCGCCCAAATGACGACACTCACTCCGGGGGATTCTCTGCTGGAGGCGATATCCAGACTCGTTCGTCATCAGGTCAATTGCCTTCCGGTCATGGACGAGCAGTGTATCGAGACCTCCTTCGTTCAAGCCAATGGATTGGTGGGTAGGGTTACCAAAACGGATATCATGAACGCTATTTTGAGCTTAACGGAAGAGAAGACGTAAAAGAAGTCGTAAAATAAGTAAAAAGGGGGCCTTATATGTACTGGTTGGCCATGCTGACAATGCTGATTGATCATGTCGGACTCGTATTTTTCCCGACTGATCCGGCCTGGAGAATTGCCGGCAGGCTTGCTTTTCCAATCTATGCCTATGCGCTGTATATGGGGTATGCCCGCACTCGGAATATGCGAAGCTATATGCTCCGCTTGCTCGGAATCGCTCTGATTTCTCAGGTGCCCTATATGCTGGCGTTTGATGTGTATAGGCCGAACGTGGTCTGGACGCTGCTGATCTCGTTGCTGGCGCTGGCTGCTGCGTCGCGATTGAAGAATTGGGCGACTATAACAGGCTTATATGTGCTCACAGCTCTGGTCATGGAGCTTAGCCTGATGGATTACGGAGCTTATGGACTGTTGCTTGTCCTCATTTACCGCTATACCCGCTCCTATATGATGGTTGTGGCACATTTTGCGCTGAACGTCTTGTATGATATGGTGCATCACGCGAATCTCCAGCATTTTAGCCTGCTGTCCACCATTCTTATCGCATGCTTTGCATCCGGGAAAAGCGGATTTTATAGCCGGGTACCGCGCTGGTTGTGGCGTAGCTTTTATCCGGTGCATCTGGCTGTTATTGCGGCCATTCGTCTCTGGTTCTAATCATAAAGCTCATCATCTTCAAAATCAGCAAAAGAACCTTCAAAACCACGATATAGATGGTTTCAAAGGTTCTTTTTTATTCCCAAGTTTAGGACGCTTTGTTAGGACCTTGCGCAAACGGCAACGGTCGTTCCGGAGCGCCTTCCTTCATGTATTGCACCAATACTTCCGGAATATTGTATATCCCACCTGCATTAACGCGATAGCCATTCGTTTGTCCAGGTGAGTTAATGCCACGCTTCACCGTGAAGGTAACGTCAATGCCCAGAGCGCGGCAAATTTCCAGCGTTTCCTTGGTATATCCTCCATACGGAAAGGCCAGAACGTTACGATCATTGTGGAGATGCTTGAACAGCTTTTTGTCGGCGGTGTCCAAATCGTTGTAAACCCGCTGTTTAAATTCGTCCTCGGTTTCCATACGCCCCAGCTTTTTCGAATATACGGGAGCCATGAGAAGCGGTTTTTCCTTGGTGCGTGCTACATTCGAGTACCCATATGCATGCTGGTCATTGGTGTGGTTGTAGAAATCAACACCTTCGGCATGCATGTGCTCGATTTGTTCCCATGTCAGCTTCGGGATACCGATGTGCTTGGGATTACTGATCGTGGATGTGATGAGAAAATTGGTTGCGGGTACACGGTACTTTTTCAACACGGGAAAGGTGTCTGTATAAAAAGATTCATAGCCATCGTCGAAGGTCATAAGTACAGCATTATCGGGCACCTTGGCTTTATGTAGAATAAAGTCCGTATACTCTTTCATCGTAATCCAGTGGAAGCCGTTGGCTTTCATTTCATCCAGTTGCTTCGTAAAATTGCTGAGCTTGAGCGCGCCGGGATCGGGTGGAGCTTTGGTTACTTCATGATACATCAGGACAATAACCTTGTCCTGGTAATATACTTTATCCGGCGTTGGTGTCAGAGAGAATAGGTGCCGTACCAGTCGATCTGCATTTGCCGTGCGTGTACGGTGAGTCCCTTTAACCAGGGGGGGATGGTA
Proteins encoded:
- the yicI gene encoding alpha-xylosidase — its product is MKFTDGYWMVRKGYEIQNPAEIRDIVTDDASMTVYASTHRIEHKGDTLNGALLKATYSSPMPNVIRVRFNHHKGRVHHGPDFEIHTLPTEVDITVGEDAAVLKSGNLSVRVGRGKSWDVGFYVEDRKITGSGHRGPGYITDPQDQPFFREQLELGIGEYIYGLGERFTPFVKNGQVVDIWNEDGGTSSEQAYKNIPFYLSNKGYGVFVNHPEKVSYEIASENVSKVQFSVSGESLEYFIIGGANPKEVLDNYTKLTGKPALPPAWTFGLWLTTSFTTDYDEATVNHFVDGMAERDLPLSVFHFDCFWMKEYQWCDFQWDQDMFPDPEGMLQRLKAKGLKICAWINPYIAEKSILFDEGMENGYLVKTADGGVWQWDMWQAGMGLVDFTNPAAVAWYQDKLKVLVDQGVDCFKTDFGERIPTNVVYHDGSDPVKMHNYYTHLYNKAVFDVLEEKLGKNEAALFARSATAGGQQFPVHWGGDCSSTYESMAESLRGGLSLGLSGFGFWSHDISGFELTAAPDVYKRWVQFGLLSSHSRLHGNESYRVPWLFDEESVDVVRSFTKLKCSLMPYLYPSAVESSVKGLPMMRAMVLEFPQDPTCATLDLQYMLGDSILVAPIFNKEGNVHYYVPEGQWTNLLTNETVTGGRWVNEHHDFTTLPVLVKPNTLLAIGHEDSRPDYDYAEQVAFHLFELGEGQQARTVIVNTSGEEELTVTASRKDAVITVKAEGAVKPWSLVLRSIHEAIQVEGGSSQAGEQGVIITPASSGQQELTIHLG
- a CDS encoding MFS transporter, giving the protein MQQGKQPLWTKEFIVLTVSNLFLFLELQMIVSSIPAYVKNTFHASSVQVSLVTTLFALSAIVARLFSARMLEKGHRNTLIFIGLLLGLAGTLGYSVSPTITVLLLMRMLFGIGFGLSSTAFPTMASDVIPAKRLGEGMGYFSLSTSLAMSIGPTIGISMLQYGSFNLLVYTTSAVIVLIFPLAYWLIRTLPKGHVEPPMVPLEEGRKPAFNRKLWIPALLNMLMSITYGGLIGFMALYGDEANLSHPAYFFLFNALSVLIVRPFSGRIYDKKGAKALLIPGSLFLFGGLILLSYAHSDAFMYLSALCYGVGFGVMQPTLQTWMIQVVSPKQRGMANGMFLNSLDFGIAAGALILGIIAKASDYAWMYRLSSLFIVLFLLIYIIQLAVGRKPKTRVPVEG
- a CDS encoding CBS domain-containing protein, giving the protein MRKFPDLCSSIMYTTPFHKEVIIIQLSERQREIVDIVQRLAPVTGDKIAEELGLTRPTLRSDLALLVMLGLVDAKPKVGYLPGRYPKYDSHVGTMLKKLTVADVLSDPILISGDATAYDAVLMLFQQNTGTLMVTGEDQELIGIVTRKDLLKVTLGHTDLHAVPVTMAMTRRAQMTTLTPGDSLLEAISRLVRHQVNCLPVMDEQCIETSFVQANGLVGRVTKTDIMNAILSLTEEKT
- a CDS encoding methyl-accepting chemotaxis protein gives rise to the protein MNLTIKAKMILSALLIPGVIAAMLLTNYILSVQNENKYKDIVNREEAIVYNSKSLQFLLNGISNDERGYLLTRDEQYGKGIESKQSEIVKLLQQTEALLDLNEGDTKKTMDDLKMGINAYFNRVHGLLNTAGYRSTIDTFPPFSDLLDIYENERVLRKQLDVKMMAFVKSQEDMVATKVQEAHQTINNTIWITSILGCLIIIYSIAQSIILIRSIRPLYHMNEQLLEMSAGGGDLRSQLDITTKDEIGMIASSYNKLITGFRNIIVDAQDTARTLSVTAERVSLSTEEMNQANRHTSGVMEELATGMEHQVDDITQTTNAVKELAHGLEHIAVTSQQVYKLSDTAAKDAEAGEQSIGQAMRQMEKVSESVDSSARAVRLLSEQAEQIGMIGSVITGIAKQTGMLALNASIEAARAGEQGRGFAVVASEVRRLSDQVSVSAAEITQFVQHIQDHVGNVASTMQAGTIEVQSGVKIMESAETAFRQIGTSIQQVSEQIHSVNRSVEQMSTGSGQMVGAVERIREVAEQSAGGTQSVSAAAEEQQASMEDIASSIHTLAEMSKLLNARVGGFKV
- the fsa gene encoding fructose-6-phosphate aldolase gives rise to the protein MKFFLDTGNIEEIKRIERLGLVDGVTTNPSLIAKEGRVFKEVIQEICGIVEGPVSAEVIGLKAEDMLKEAYEIAKWAPNVVIKLPMTEDGLYACNELTKNGIKTNVTLIFSAAQGLMAAKAGATFISPFVGRLDDIAVDGMKLIRELRQILDIHGLKSEIIAASIRNIKHVEDAALSGAHIATIPGSLLPSLWKHPLTDSGIERFLKDWETVPKA
- a CDS encoding serine hydrolase domain-containing protein, yielding MSSLELTPLVCGLTELEIRSCLIFQHGSMALEYYREPQFANELYKINSCTKSVMAALVSIAMDQQIVPQPGTPILEFFPQIAEDSDTRKRDITLEHLLTMSAGFNWTEFGGQNSFPTMSKTSDWVQFVLSQPLANVPGTQMEYNSGCSQLLATILRRASGQAVAEFAEQQLFQPLGIESYHWETDPQGTHTGGFGLHLKPMDMLQFGLLYLNEGSREGRQFIQAEIIRQSTRALLPTAKPQKAFYGWHWWASSFSDETEKSTETDYYYALGFGGQYIVVVPPYDMVVVVTADKFKKKRTPVDIFRQYIVPMLVQQG
- a CDS encoding MFS transporter, encoding MQRNKGNLLALGSIPLMMTLGNSMLIPVLPEIGRKLHVSSFRISMLITVYAVVAILLIPIAGYLSDRFGRKAVIVPCLILTVIGGGISAVGAWLLHDQAAYWTIIGGRLLQGVGAAGAFPIVIPLVGDLYENEEEASKNLGVVETYNTFGKVLSPILGAALGAVLWFLPLAVIPGLCLISLILVLWLIHAPKRKNQPITFREFVGNVKQVLAEKGRWLYAIFAVGGICMFVIFGVLFYLSDILESRYNLRGVWKGFVLAIPLVSLCLCSYIGGKIIGKHKKRMKWIGFSGLAVLTISFGILGFFQHIYAVIGLFTLGGAGIGLALPCLDALITKGIEKEERGTITSLYSSMRFVGVSLGPPVVSLLIGSSGHGLLFGVMAGVGGIAALLMLFAVKPKQDETSDEKSDERMNVTGGQTDVSRKKPLSSKLRRKTPAK
- a CDS encoding MarR family winged helix-turn-helix transcriptional regulator, whose translation is MNNLPPDCSIGMLLGITHRKMSQQLMHRLKPYDISPEQWSVLYQIYQAEGLNQKEIAAKAVKDQPTTTRIIDLLDKKGWVQRVNSPQDRRAYLLHLTEAGRQLVEETLPVERDANHDFMKGISPADLEQFRQTLLQVHANLTQSEKQGDND